One genomic window of Sodaliphilus pleomorphus includes the following:
- a CDS encoding tRNA-dihydrouridine synthase family protein has protein sequence MKQDFKILSAPLQGYTGHVWRSTHARIFGGIDCYYSPFMRMKGGSLMSRDVRDVQPENNNGYNFVPQVLAGTIDDTVAMVLYLKSLGYNRVDLNMGCPFPPIARHAKGSGILCYPQRVEALFKRLASIDGLKYSIKMRVGYNSADDWRRILPLIPIIDPMHIAIHPRTGIQQYSGDVDITQFLNILQSTTYPVIYNGDIARREDIVPLMQRFDEMPGSNIAGVMIGRALVANPAMLTPEKADRDHYRTFHDAIYAQYRKELTGGSVQLLNAMKAFWNMYLPQSDHKCRKRIGKAHTIAQYELATAQLFELLP, from the coding sequence ATGAAGCAAGATTTCAAAATATTGTCGGCACCGCTGCAAGGCTACACTGGTCATGTGTGGCGCAGCACACATGCCAGGATATTTGGTGGCATCGATTGCTACTACTCCCCTTTCATGCGCATGAAGGGGGGTAGCCTCATGAGCCGTGACGTGCGCGATGTGCAGCCTGAGAACAACAATGGATACAACTTTGTGCCACAAGTTCTCGCGGGCACCATCGACGACACCGTTGCGATGGTTTTGTACTTGAAATCTTTGGGTTACAATCGGGTCGACCTTAATATGGGGTGCCCTTTTCCTCCAATCGCACGACATGCAAAAGGCTCTGGAATATTGTGTTATCCGCAACGAGTTGAAGCTTTGTTTAAACGACTGGCAAGCATCGATGGCCTCAAGTACTCGATCAAGATGCGCGTCGGTTACAACAGCGCCGATGACTGGCGTCGCATTTTGCCACTCATACCCATCATCGACCCTATGCACATTGCCATACACCCCCGTACCGGGATTCAACAATACAGCGGCGATGTAGACATTACACAATTTCTAAACATACTACAATCCACGACCTACCCGGTGATTTACAATGGCGACATTGCCCGACGGGAGGATATCGTGCCGTTGATGCAGCGATTCGATGAAATGCCAGGTAGCAATATTGCCGGAGTCATGATAGGCCGTGCGCTTGTGGCCAATCCAGCTATGCTCACACCCGAAAAGGCCGACAGGGATCACTATCGCACATTCCACGATGCCATATATGCCCAATATCGAAAAGAACTCACAGGAGGCAGTGTTCAACTACTGAATGCAATGAAGGCCTTTTGGAACATGTATTTGCCACAATCTGACCACAAGTGCCGCAAGCGCATAGGTAAGGCGCACACAATCGCACAGTATGAGCTGGCCACAGCCCAATTGTTTGAGCTGCTGCCTTAG
- a CDS encoding tRNA1(Val) (adenine(37)-N6)-methyltransferase, whose protein sequence is MGRSKTFHFKQFDVLNDKTAMKVGTDGVLLGAWCNVSGARRVLDVGTGCGVIALMVAQRNPDASVLGIDIDASGVEEASYNFAHSPWGDRLEARCVDFNDLDFSAAFDLVVSNPPFFTCGVLPPNQKRLNARHTRMLTFESLITGAKKMLRPQGRLALVTPCESHKEIIELCTFNSLNISRITEVISVKGASPKRLLWEITSSRCTLETDCITIEDAPGQFNEHYIDLCHDFYLKF, encoded by the coding sequence ATGGGAAGAAGCAAGACATTTCATTTCAAGCAGTTTGATGTACTCAACGACAAGACTGCCATGAAAGTTGGCACCGATGGCGTTCTGCTTGGAGCCTGGTGCAATGTGTCGGGTGCAAGGCGGGTGCTCGACGTGGGTACTGGTTGTGGCGTGATTGCTCTCATGGTTGCCCAACGAAATCCAGATGCATCGGTGTTGGGCATTGACATCGATGCCAGTGGGGTAGAGGAAGCTTCCTACAACTTTGCGCACTCGCCATGGGGCGATAGGCTGGAAGCTCGCTGTGTCGACTTCAATGACCTTGATTTCAGTGCAGCCTTTGACTTGGTTGTATCAAATCCGCCATTTTTCACCTGTGGCGTACTCCCCCCCAATCAAAAACGGCTGAATGCCCGGCACACGCGCATGCTCACGTTTGAATCGCTCATCACCGGCGCCAAGAAGATGCTTCGCCCCCAGGGGAGATTGGCACTTGTCACACCCTGTGAGTCGCATAAAGAAATTATTGAACTATGCACATTCAATAGTTTGAATATAAGCAGGATAACTGAGGTGATTTCGGTGAAAGGCGCGTCGCCAAAACGCTTGCTGTGGGAAATTACTTCAAGTCGTTGTACCTTAGAAACTGACTGCATCACAATTGAGGATGCACCTGGACAATTCAATGAGCATTACATCGATTTGTGCCACGATTTCTACCTGAAATTTTGA